The window TTTAACGGTGAACCTCCTAATGCTTTCTCTAATGCCATTTTCTCTTTTGTACCTGCTAATGTTAATGTTAGGTTCATAAATTCTACTGTCTTAATCATGTATAATCATCCTTTCTTTAGGTATATATAATATAGAAAGAGTCCCCATAAAGAGGACTCGGTTGGTTATTACTTAGTAGCTTTTGCTGATAATGCACCGTCTGCGATTGAGATAGCTGATGCAGGTGTTAATTCGATTGTATATTCATGAGCAGAGTCAACTTCTACTCCTGATAAAGTAGTTGAAACATATGCTTGGAATGTGATAGTTAATCCATCTGCATATTTGATTTCTACTGCGTGTTCTGCATTATTTTGCATAGCACGTACTTTTAAGTATTGTGCTTTGTCATAAACACATGTAAATGAGATTGCATCACCATAAGATTTAATACCATTGATGAATTTTTGAGCTTCATCTGCTAATGTCGTAATTTCAATTTTGCTACAGCTCTCAGTGATTTCTCCCATTGATTTAACACCATTTACTAATGTTGAATCTAATTTTAATGTTGCACCTTTAGTTAATAATGCCATATTTGTCACGTTCCTTTCTATTGTGAAATTTGAATTGTGCCATCTTCTAATTGAGTGGCTTTGCAGTTATAAGTCATTGTTTTACACCATAGCTTGTTATCAATACTCATGTCTGAGCTAGTATAAGACCTTTTGAGTCCTACACCAAACATATAGTCATCTACACTCTCCATTAAGTCGAATAACTGACTTGGATCATTAGTGTAGATGCTAATGTCGTATGATAAATTGACTACCTCAATGTTTGAATTTCTATCTCGGTAGTATTGGCTATTGCCTTTCTCTTCTAATATTAAAAGAGGGATTGCTACATCTACATCCACTGGTGGTTGCACAAAATAGACTTCCAATCCAGTTGCATCTGTTAATCCCTGTTTAATCTCTTTGCGAATGGATAACATGAGTCAATCCCTCCTATAACTTGTTGAATATTGATTGTTGAATGATACTTGGTGCTTTATCCTTGTAGAACTCATAAGAGTCTTGAACAAAGCGTTTAGGTGGCATACCAAGTGTAAAACGATAAGTCCCATCACCTACTGGATAGTACCAACCACCTTGCCTACCTTGTCCATTCTCTGCGTAAATTCCCGTACCATATGAGTTGTAAATCGCATAGCTAGTAGTGTTAGTGATAGTCATTGATACACCACTAGGAGACCACTCTAAAGGCATGATTGTCACACCACTTTTGAGTAATCCAGTTCTAACGTAACTTCCATCACCACCAACATTGTTATCAATGATGTCATGTTGCATTTGAGCAATCTCTGAGCCTACTTGTCTCATACCATCTTCGATACCTTGTTGAATGTTCTCAATGTCCTTCTCTAAGCCTTTGATTAAATCAGATACATCAATCTTAATAATCATCGCTTAACACCATAGGTAATAGATTTAGGTAAGCACATGAAAGCAGGATAGACTATGTAGCTGACTACTTTGTAAGGTTGATTATCAACTATAATCTCATTAGCTAATTCACAATTCTCAATGTAGTCCATAGATACTTCAAATGTTACTTTAGATTCGATACCGTACTTCTGTTGTGAATGGTAAGTGCTAATTGGTGTGAGTGAAGCGGGAATATCTTCTGCGATGAACTCATAATTCTTCTCAACTATTCCCCATTCATTAGGCTTTCCCGCTACTCCTACCATGAGTGTTGCTTTATCTGTATAGAATAAATCATTAATACTCATAATACTATCACCATACTTTCACAGTGATTTTAGGCTTAGGTAATCTAGCTAGAATAGACTTAGGAATACCAATCTCATTCAACTCATCAAAGCTCATGAATGTCACACTACGACCTGCTGATGAAATGGATTTAACAGCTCCATTCTCTACTGATCCTTGTGACATGGTAGCTTTGTTTAAATAATAACAAGTCAACTCTACCACTTC of the Turicibacter sp. TJ11 genome contains:
- a CDS encoding phage head-tail connector protein, whose amino-acid sequence is MLELIKKLTNTKVDDEVINFYIANSISAIKSYLNDYTINVSELYPNEVVELTCYYLNKATMSQGSVENGAVKSISSAGRSVTFMSFDELNEIGIPKSILARLPKPKITVKVW